A window of Metabacillus sp. B2-18 contains these coding sequences:
- the ltrA gene encoding group II intron reverse transcriptase/maturase, whose product MNVKKMANYTNSAKAQELWKTLYLCAKESPTRRFHALYDKIYRPDILWEAWQRVKRKKGSGGVDGQSIEQIVLDYGEKKFMNELYLELKEKQYHPSPVLRTYIPKDDGKKRPLGIPTIKDRVAQMATKMVVEPIFEADFHDCSFGFRPKRNAHQALAKIRKASRNCFWVVDVDIQGYFDNINQIKLMKLLEQRISDRRVLKLIRKWLESGIMEEGKIRNPISGTPQGGVISPLLANIYLNTMDRLWQEKFNHLGELIRYADDFVIMCKTKQQALESIKVIQSIMGKLDLSINRDKSRLVNLWNDIDGFDFLGFHNRKFPKRLKGGSTVHVMSHIPKKNALKKMRTKIKAYTEPRNKLYLDIRELVKGLNKKLQGFKNYYQISPLGKKWLNRIDWYVLERLTLFYNKKRNNRKKHGNLKDVSKEVEHILVKLAR is encoded by the coding sequence GTGAATGTCAAGAAAATGGCTAACTACACCAATAGTGCAAAAGCTCAAGAACTCTGGAAGACGTTATATCTTTGTGCCAAGGAGAGTCCAACTCGTAGATTTCACGCTTTATATGACAAAATTTATCGTCCTGATATTCTATGGGAGGCATGGCAACGTGTGAAACGTAAGAAAGGTAGTGGAGGTGTCGATGGACAGTCGATTGAACAAATCGTTTTGGATTACGGTGAGAAGAAGTTTATGAACGAACTTTATCTAGAATTGAAGGAGAAACAATATCACCCAAGTCCAGTCCTAAGAACCTATATTCCGAAAGATGATGGAAAGAAACGTCCATTAGGAATACCAACCATTAAAGATAGAGTGGCACAAATGGCAACGAAAATGGTCGTTGAACCAATTTTTGAAGCTGACTTCCATGACTGTTCGTTTGGTTTTCGTCCTAAACGTAATGCTCACCAAGCACTAGCCAAAATAAGAAAGGCAAGCAGAAATTGCTTTTGGGTAGTAGACGTCGATATCCAAGGGTATTTTGACAACATCAATCAAATCAAATTGATGAAACTGCTTGAACAACGAATTAGCGACCGACGGGTCTTAAAATTAATTCGGAAATGGCTAGAATCGGGCATTATGGAAGAAGGAAAGATAAGGAATCCAATATCCGGAACTCCGCAAGGCGGTGTAATTTCTCCGTTACTAGCAAATATTTATCTGAACACAATGGATAGATTATGGCAAGAGAAGTTTAATCACCTAGGAGAATTAATACGTTACGCAGATGACTTCGTCATCATGTGTAAAACCAAACAACAGGCACTGGAAAGTATAAAGGTCATTCAGTCAATAATGGGAAAACTTGACCTTTCTATTAATCGAGACAAATCAAGATTAGTTAATCTGTGGAATGATATAGATGGATTTGATTTTCTTGGTTTTCATAATCGAAAGTTTCCAAAGAGATTAAAAGGTGGAAGTACCGTACATGTAATGTCTCACATACCAAAAAAGAACGCACTGAAGAAAATGCGTACAAAGATAAAAGCCTATACCGAGCCACGAAATAAGCTTTATCTAGACATCAGGGAATTGGTGAAAGGACTAAATAAGAAACTACAAGGTTTCAAGAACTATTACCAAATATCACCCCTAGGAAAGAAATGGCTCAATCGAATCGATTGGTATGTCTTAGAACGTCTCACTTTGTTTTACAACAAGAAGAGAAATAATCGTAAGAAACATGGAAACTTAAAGGACGTAAGTAAAGAAGTTGAACATATTTTAGTGAAATTGGCTCGTTAG
- a CDS encoding ATP-dependent DNA ligase, protein MHVVQWLPGNANAYFDLVKQNHLEGIVMKRSDSPYEINKRSYNWLKVINFQYDDVYITGIRKGEFGVLLSFLDRRPAGIMEFMPPEARKELYSMYKTNSENDKFKIIEPISAASNIVT, encoded by the coding sequence ATCCATGTAGTACAGTGGCTTCCAGGTAACGCTAATGCTTACTTTGACCTTGTTAAACAAAATCACCTTGAAGGAATTGTTATGAAGCGTTCTGATAGTCCCTATGAAATTAACAAACGTTCATACAATTGGCTCAAAGTAATAAACTTTCAATATGATGATGTCTACATTACAGGTATACGTAAAGGTGAGTTTGGTGTACTGTTATCATTCCTAGATAGGAGACCTGCTGGAATAATGGAATTTATGCCACCTGAAGCACGTAAAGAGTTGTATTCTATGTATAAAACAAACTCAGAAAATGATAAATTTAAGATTATTGAACCTATTAGTGCCGCATCAAATATCGTAACCTAA
- a CDS encoding cold-shock protein, whose product MQQGTVKWFNAEKGFGFIEVEGGDDVFVHFSAIQGEGFKSLDEGQKVTFDTEQGQRGLQATNVNKA is encoded by the coding sequence ATGCAACAAGGTACAGTAAAATGGTTTAACGCAGAAAAAGGTTTCGGTTTCATCGAAGTTGAAGGTGGAGACGATGTATTCGTACATTTCTCAGCTATCCAAGGCGAAGGATTTAAATCTTTAGATGAAGGCCAAAAGGTTACTTTTGACACAGAACAAGGTCAACGTGGTCTTCAAGCTACTAACGTAAACAAAGCATAA
- a CDS encoding aspartyl-phosphate phosphatase Spo0E family protein gives MSKQEMLQLIEKKRAELIDIVLKYGLNSTISIKYSQELDTLLTQYIKEDLPRKNQVYS, from the coding sequence GTGTCTAAACAAGAAATGCTACAACTGATTGAAAAGAAACGAGCTGAGCTTATTGACATTGTCCTAAAGTACGGGCTTAATTCAACCATATCTATAAAATATAGCCAGGAGCTAGATACTTTATTAACTCAATACATTAAAGAGGATTTACCACGTAAAAATCAAGTTTATTCCTAA